TGTCACACCCAACAACTACATCCTGCCTAGCTTTGGAGTTTAGGTGGTCCCTGAAACAGTGATGTTCACATCAAGAAATGGAATTAAAACCCAGTctgagatggggagaaaaaatggATTCATTCATATTGGTAGCTCAGGTTCAAGGGAGCATTTCACCTCACCTCTGTAACACCCATTGGGCTTAGTTGCAGGAAATGGCATGGAAGTGGGACACAGCTGGTATCTGCTCCCCAAAGTTcaggcagccctgctctgctATAGCAATAGAGCTGCAGGCCCAGACCAACACCTGCCCTCTTCTCCATCAGTATGCAAAGAAATTACAGCTGACAGCTCCTTCCAACCCATCCTCAACCCTATAGAGTCTAACGCTGAATCAGGGCAGAGCACACTCAATCTGAGTAGGTTTGCTTTCTGATTCACTTCATTAGACCACTGTGACCCACACAGGCTCTCCTCAGGGAGGTGAACTACACCCATGGTGTATTAAGAAGTCCAGCCAACTACAACACTGaaaatctttcttctctgtttgctgtTTGGTAGAACAGAGTATTTCTGGATGTGGTTAACCAGCTGATAACTAATGTCAGATCTTAGAATGAAATCTTCATtacagaagaaggagaaggagataaGACCGTCCAAGGATGAGAGGTGTGTGCAGTCTTTCTACAGGGGTGTGGGAAGAACTTACTGTGGGCTGTAATAGGGGCCACAGCAGCAATTTGTGGACAAGTAAACCATCTAAAAACACATTCACAAGCTCCATTCCTGTCCTTCTCTTCCAAGCTGCCCAGAGATTCACCTTGCTCCAGCGAGACATTCAGGAGCACTGCTCTCTAGCATGCCAAGGGGGGAGTGGGCTTTGCACAAGGTCCACCTGCGTGGCAGAATCACAGAAGTTCCCAGCACTTCTTGGGCTTTGCATATTCATGCAGAAGGCTGAGGAGAAGACAGAGTCCCCCCACTCGATACAATGAAGAGCCTTAGATAACTAGCAAACAAACATCAAAACACTTCATGTCCTGCACAGCGTCATCCTGCCAACtatgatagaaaaaaaatctaaccatACCATTAAGTTTGCAGGTGTTACATGTATAGCTCGAGAGCATACTCCTATCAAATGGAGCACAAAGCAGGGCATGTGGCAAACAGCAGGCGAGAGACAAGCTGCTCTATTTGCAAACTACTACCAAGGGTGGCGTGTCATTGTACATAGCCTAGGTTCTCCATCTCGTTCCTATACCGCTGTTCGGACACCTTGCTTTTATGCTGTTTGCTTTCTAAGTGCTGTCTGAACTCCATCTCCTCACTAGCCCCAGCATTGCACATGGAGCAGTAAAACTGGCCGCTGGGGGTGACGCACATGGCCAGATCCCGAGGAATCCTCTGGCGTGAGCGGGGATTGAAGTAGGGACCTGCGGAAACAACAGAAAAGCCTGTTTATAGATAAGACAGAGAAGCTTGAGGCAGCTCAGTGACAACTTCTAAGGCTGACAAACGTTTAAAAAGTGGCCAAAGGTTAGTTTCTTTAACTGATTAGAGTCTGATTCTTATTTTCCCACACAACTTCTCCACTGAGAACCAGACTTACAAAGGGGTAGCACATAGGGGAGTGGTACTTGCTGGTATTTTCTAAAGCACTAGAGTGGACTTAGATTCTTATTAAGAATCAATAGCGCCTTTGAAAATTAGGAGTGTAATCATTTAAGTGATGAgtcaattctttttttaaatcctctaaTTCCGGAATTAGAGCAGTCTTTTGAATGGAATAAGCCTATCGGTTTAAAATTATCACAAGACAATatttaacagaattttaaaagatttatctTTTCCAAATGACAGTGGTTGGTATGATAGGATTAAACCAAGCTTCAATCAGGAAGCAGGGTTTCAGCTAATACGTGCTTGTAACACAACTTAAAAGAGAAACAGATGCTGATCTGGTCACTATAAAACACACTTTATGTCACAGAAAGGAGGCAAAGTTAGTATCTAACACCTGAGGAAGGATTCCAGGAACAGATGGTCTTAGAGGGAGGCTAACATGCTCTCTCATTCTGGACATGGGAGTGCAAGTACAGGTTGATGTGCTACAGTAGGAGTCAAAGCACCTGGCCACTTgccaagaaaaaaagcaagcaggaaaATTGTCACCACTTAGAGCAGCCTTAGAGACAGGCAGATGGTAAATTAAGTTACAAACTGAGAAACCAAACTAACAAGCAGGCTGACAGAACAAAGTAACTTTAGCAGCTGAGAAAATGTAAACATACAGACAAGAAGGGACAGCAGAGCTAGGACCAGCTCCTTTCATGCCCCCTCGCTGCTAAAACAGAGCTTAGACAGAGAAGACAACCAAATTTATTTAGTATTCAGTATTATTCCAACTACAGAATTAAACAAATGAAAGCTCTCAGTTACCTGTGTTGTTTTGAACTGTATAcatatttcttctgttctgcatcaTCTTATATTCATTCCCTTCTTTCCTTGCCCTCCGTTTGCCTAGTTCTGATGCATCCCTGAAGATTAAAGAAATATCATCAGCTGCAATTCagatttttctgaggaaaagcttGCCAGAGACACTGTCACATGCTTTCAGATCAGCCTGAGCGTGAAGTTGAACAATACCTACGAGAATGAGTTATTCTGTGCTTCTGCAAGACGCAGCCGCTTGGCATGATTTTTCCCTTGGTAATGAGCCTGTGCCACAGCCGGAGAACTAAACGAGGCATCACAAAGCTTGCAGTAATCATTCTCTGTGGCCAAGATCACTCGGCCACCTGGCTTACTGGATCCCATCTAGCAGCAGAGGGAGAGACAGCATGTGAAACACAGAAGGTTA
The sequence above is a segment of the Apteryx mantelli isolate bAptMan1 chromosome 9, bAptMan1.hap1, whole genome shotgun sequence genome. Coding sequences within it:
- the ZMAT3 gene encoding zinc finger matrin-type protein 3, yielding MILLQQAGLLPHPEKPSSLPMSVATRPRASSPLSPPKSVGLGPSFHHAQEEELAKVVEQDPMLEELCKPLCCKLCNVTLNSAQQAQAHYQGKNHSKKLRNYYAANSCPAPARMSNSVEPAPPQVVSLPAQMGSSKPGGRVILATENDYCKLCDASFSSPAVAQAHYQGKNHAKRLRLAEAQNNSFSDASELGKRRARKEGNEYKMMQNRRNMYTVQNNTGPYFNPRSRQRIPRDLAMCVTPSGQFYCSMCNAGASEEMEFRQHLESKQHKSKVSEQRYRNEMENLGYVQ